In Leptospira selangorensis, the following are encoded in one genomic region:
- a CDS encoding LIC13354 family exoprotein has protein sequence MRKFKNSAALTFAICSLFVFANCFDLGESSKSDNQNVLALVAVAGLNPIAGNYNYYNGTSDYAGGTYTAPGNEIVGTYNISLSLIAQTMFDATYGNSYLYGDIQEIDTNKKVIYVRFRGDSSFSQGNYSWYRWTVKDGKTYVCPDLSGVSSQTTLASAKADDLDFYSDPSDINAGCGLNSGFDPAPWSRLETQN, from the coding sequence ATGAGAAAATTCAAAAATTCGGCTGCTTTAACGTTTGCCATTTGTTCATTATTCGTGTTCGCGAATTGTTTTGATCTGGGAGAATCCAGTAAGTCTGACAATCAAAACGTACTTGCCTTAGTTGCTGTAGCAGGCTTAAACCCGATTGCAGGAAATTATAATTATTATAATGGAACTTCGGATTATGCGGGTGGGACTTATACTGCACCGGGAAATGAGATTGTAGGAACCTATAATATCTCTCTTTCTTTAATCGCACAAACGATGTTTGATGCGACTTACGGCAATAGTTATTTATACGGTGATATCCAGGAGATCGACACGAATAAAAAAGTGATCTATGTCCGTTTCCGCGGAGATTCCTCTTTTTCCCAAGGGAATTATTCTTGGTATCGTTGGACCGTTAAGGACGGCAAAACCTATGTTTGCCCTGACCTTTCCGGTGTTTCCTCTCAAACAACTCTAGCTTCGGCCAAAGCGGATGATTTGGATTTTTATTCAGATCCGAGTGATATCAACGCTGGCTGCGGTTTAAATAGCGGATTTGATCCTGCTCCTTGGAGTAGACTCGAAACTCAAAACTAA
- the gltX gene encoding glutamate--tRNA ligase has protein sequence MPENKEVRTRFAPSPTGFLHVGGARTALFNYLYAKAQGGKFLLRVEDTDQARSTEESFKTILESLKWLGIEWDEGPHVGGPYGPYVQSERISIYKEYTEKLISEGKAYRCFCTQEELEAKKKQAEAMGVPYVYDGLHANMSEAEVQEKLKAGTPYSVRFKTPSKTLIFDDIIQGKVKFETKLIGDFIIVKSDGFPSYNYAVVVDDGLMKISHVIRGVGHLSNTPRQILIYEALGFPVPEFAHASEIVGMDGKKLSKRAGATSILAFRDLGYLPETFLNYMALLGWTSPDGQEYLPGDILPKTFDVHRCSKSPSTFDVFRKPKGGDEEVATNFSSLDQIAEAMNPKSKLNWLSNKYIRELPIQKVADSLAPFLENRTDIPAEYRDPKNKELHSLVDSVRVYLDNLRQAPDYIAEFFVSDLKVEDGEAKEILSQEFSPKVVTTFYELLKKSDPKTDEDYKALMTQTGEQTGQKGKTLFMPIRVSATGKAHGLELPILFPLLGKEKLLKRIEKISVQVGISLP, from the coding sequence ATGCCAGAAAATAAGGAAGTTAGAACCAGGTTTGCACCGTCACCTACCGGTTTCCTTCATGTGGGCGGAGCTAGAACCGCTTTATTCAATTACTTATACGCCAAAGCCCAGGGCGGAAAATTTTTATTAAGGGTAGAAGATACGGATCAAGCCAGATCCACCGAAGAATCTTTTAAAACCATCCTTGAGTCCTTAAAATGGTTAGGGATAGAATGGGATGAAGGTCCTCATGTAGGAGGTCCTTACGGTCCTTATGTACAATCCGAAAGGATCTCTATCTATAAAGAATATACTGAAAAGTTGATCTCCGAGGGGAAAGCCTACCGCTGCTTCTGTACCCAAGAAGAATTAGAGGCAAAGAAAAAGCAGGCTGAGGCAATGGGAGTTCCATACGTTTATGATGGACTTCACGCTAATATGAGCGAAGCAGAAGTTCAGGAAAAACTGAAAGCAGGAACTCCTTATTCCGTTCGTTTCAAAACTCCTTCTAAAACCCTGATCTTCGATGATATCATCCAAGGAAAAGTGAAGTTCGAAACAAAACTGATCGGTGACTTCATTATCGTAAAATCGGATGGTTTCCCTTCTTATAACTACGCTGTGGTTGTGGATGACGGTCTTATGAAAATTTCTCATGTGATCCGTGGAGTTGGACACCTTTCTAATACACCTCGTCAGATCCTGATCTATGAGGCATTGGGTTTCCCGGTTCCTGAGTTTGCTCATGCTTCCGAGATCGTGGGAATGGACGGTAAAAAGTTATCCAAACGTGCCGGAGCTACTTCTATATTAGCATTTCGTGATTTAGGATATCTGCCTGAGACATTCTTAAATTATATGGCACTACTGGGTTGGACTTCACCAGACGGTCAGGAATATTTGCCAGGGGATATTCTTCCTAAAACATTCGATGTACATCGTTGTTCCAAATCACCTTCTACCTTTGATGTATTCAGAAAACCAAAAGGTGGAGATGAAGAAGTTGCGACTAATTTCTCCAGCTTAGACCAGATCGCAGAAGCGATGAATCCTAAGTCTAAATTGAATTGGCTTTCTAATAAATACATTAGAGAACTTCCGATCCAAAAGGTAGCGGATAGTCTGGCTCCATTCTTGGAAAACAGAACGGATATTCCGGCGGAATATAGAGATCCAAAAAACAAAGAATTACATTCTCTAGTAGATAGCGTTAGAGTGTATCTGGATAATTTACGCCAGGCGCCTGATTATATCGCAGAATTTTTCGTATCCGACCTGAAAGTAGAGGATGGAGAAGCGAAAGAAATTCTTTCCCAAGAATTTTCTCCAAAAGTGGTCACTACATTTTACGAATTACTTAAAAAGTCGGATCCTAAAACCGATGAGGATTATAAGGCTTTGATGACCCAAACGGGAGAACAGACCGGCCAAAAGGGAAAGACCCTATTTATGCCGATCCGAGTCTCCGCTACAGGCAAAGCCCACGGACTCGAGTTACCTATCCTATTTCCCCTCTTAGGGAAGGAAAAGCTACTCAAACGAATAGAGAAAATCTCGGTACAAGTAGGAATTTCTTTACCTTAA
- a CDS encoding flavin monoamine oxidase family protein, whose product MKITRSTFLKAGILTTAALLGSRKGNLFAQNTNSGKKVIVLGGGLSGLYSAYILGKTGSKVTLIEATDRVGGRVRSIQDPSGHVIDLGAEWVSSEDKTVRSLVRELGLKLQSSPLVPDLFLGTYKKAGSWELSPKSQEILSKLVSQNSKLDTAQQQALDRISIYNYLVYQGVSPEDLTLLGHKLSLHYGDSIRVLSAEKVLSDLAQFPQRNSKIEGGMENIAKTLVMNIENTEFVFSDPVLSVDQDSTGVTVTTASGRKFNGSTCICTLPANQISNVKWNPGLDKEKLLAALRVRYSQIYKLFLVLKESPWESSPFAVHSDAAAQFLYDAGTKSDTSDKVLGVIANGDRFSVFDSASQDQKVEYIRLTLERLGLKKDLQIQRFYFTETKKDYIPNGVAEFPPGSFGSEIILRKPYDRIFFAGEHTGEITGTVEAALSSAIKAVNLV is encoded by the coding sequence ATGAAAATTACCCGATCTACTTTTCTGAAAGCCGGAATTTTAACTACCGCAGCTTTGTTAGGAAGTCGTAAGGGAAATTTATTCGCTCAGAATACAAACTCCGGAAAAAAAGTAATCGTACTTGGTGGTGGACTTTCCGGACTTTATTCGGCATACATCTTAGGAAAAACAGGAAGTAAAGTAACTCTGATAGAAGCTACGGATAGAGTAGGGGGAAGAGTTAGATCCATACAAGATCCTTCCGGTCATGTTATTGATCTAGGAGCGGAATGGGTTTCTTCTGAAGATAAAACTGTTCGTAGTTTAGTTAGAGAACTAGGATTAAAATTACAATCTTCTCCCTTGGTTCCGGATCTATTTTTAGGAACTTATAAGAAAGCTGGCAGCTGGGAACTTTCTCCTAAATCGCAAGAGATCTTAAGCAAATTAGTATCACAAAATTCTAAATTAGATACTGCACAGCAGCAGGCACTAGATCGTATCAGCATTTATAATTATTTAGTGTATCAAGGAGTTAGTCCGGAAGATCTGACTTTACTGGGTCATAAACTTTCTCTTCATTATGGAGATAGTATCAGAGTTCTATCCGCTGAAAAAGTTTTAAGCGATCTTGCACAATTCCCTCAAAGGAATAGTAAGATAGAAGGTGGAATGGAAAATATTGCCAAAACCTTGGTGATGAATATAGAAAACACCGAGTTTGTTTTTTCAGATCCTGTCCTTTCTGTGGATCAGGATTCTACCGGAGTTACCGTTACTACTGCATCCGGAAGAAAATTTAACGGTTCTACTTGTATCTGCACTTTACCCGCGAATCAGATCTCTAATGTAAAATGGAACCCGGGTTTGGATAAAGAAAAACTTCTCGCAGCATTAAGAGTTCGTTATTCTCAAATTTATAAGTTATTTTTGGTATTAAAAGAATCTCCTTGGGAATCTTCTCCTTTTGCAGTTCATTCAGATGCGGCGGCTCAATTTTTATATGATGCAGGTACCAAGTCTGATACTTCAGATAAGGTTTTAGGGGTAATTGCGAATGGGGATAGATTTTCAGTGTTTGATTCTGCTAGCCAAGACCAAAAGGTAGAATATATTCGTCTTACTCTGGAGCGTCTAGGTTTGAAGAAGGATCTACAGATCCAAAGATTCTATTTTACAGAAACTAAAAAGGATTACATTCCGAACGGGGTCGCTGAGTTTCCACCGGGAAGTTTTGGATCTGAGATCATTTTAAGAAAACCGTATGATCGTATCTTCTTCGCAGGAGAGCATACTGGAGAAATTACCGGAACCGTAGAGGCCGCCTTGAGTTCTGCGATCAAAGCGGTGAATCTGGTTTAG
- a CDS encoding alpha/beta fold hydrolase gives MQTKGNILLIHGMWCRGTHLSQVQETLEKEGYTCQSIDLPMHEPGADLRKLSKLGISDYIDYLENTINRLGWKEPILLGHSLGGLLAQLLATRIKTKALILITPVQPGQISGLSWTGLKTVWEILRAPFFWRRTNLLSKNKFAYGIYNTLSESKQNDLYPTYVPESGTIAFQTFLPFLSYSQPTRVNFEKVQCPVFVATTGKDRVTPPRIGRKIASKYSSSVMRLYPKLSHWAITEDGIEKILLDATAWIEEKTGMPLKN, from the coding sequence ATGCAAACGAAAGGAAACATCCTTCTCATCCATGGAATGTGGTGTAGAGGAACACATTTATCTCAAGTACAAGAAACTCTAGAAAAAGAAGGTTATACCTGCCAATCTATAGATTTGCCTATGCATGAGCCTGGAGCAGATTTGCGAAAACTTTCCAAATTAGGAATTTCCGATTATATAGATTATCTGGAGAATACTATAAATCGATTGGGTTGGAAAGAACCTATCTTATTAGGTCATTCTTTAGGAGGATTACTAGCGCAACTTCTTGCGACTCGGATCAAAACGAAAGCTTTAATATTAATCACTCCGGTACAACCCGGGCAAATTAGCGGGCTTTCCTGGACGGGTCTAAAAACGGTTTGGGAAATTCTAAGAGCTCCTTTCTTTTGGAGAAGAACGAATCTATTAAGTAAGAACAAATTTGCATATGGGATTTACAATACTTTAAGCGAATCAAAACAAAACGATCTCTATCCGACTTACGTTCCGGAATCCGGGACAATTGCATTCCAGACTTTCTTACCATTCCTTTCATATTCACAACCCACTCGGGTAAACTTCGAGAAGGTCCAATGTCCGGTATTTGTGGCAACAACCGGAAAAGATAGAGTCACTCCTCCACGGATCGGCAGAAAGATCGCTTCCAAATATTCTAGTTCCGTAATGAGATTATATCCTAAACTTTCTCACTGGGCGATAACAGAGGATGGAATCGAAAAAATCCTATTAGATGCGACTGCTTGGATTGAAGAGAAGACAGGAATGCCTTTGAAAAACTAG
- a CDS encoding LIC_13346 family putative lipoprotein, with protein MEPKSRSYLTATFFSLGLTYLFFLMSCSLLTEWTEEKPLVSNLPGIRIYTNFSSIPASSESFRNQPGHLRYLILQTQSSKEKIWTGEVDLWETKEDFHTTLPKGIVFPKLSFKASLFSGSARLEEGESSNPKHISFHPQGVLSWNWEGEGFRSGMQISPPKQLSVSDWGILYNFSQSGIVWVAKEYRSLGKNVELNWENVRNSRTSLSTDYTSPGGRSFPYADYDYKNQIFQYVSMVEGRLPVWTFREEGEYRWAWGILPEDLLSSKNISQWKQKRKEEFVSIHFYDAANNIPFTASADLKNYPIILLKDYDNARK; from the coding sequence TTGGAACCGAAGTCTCGATCTTATCTCACAGCAACATTCTTTTCACTAGGTTTGACCTATTTGTTTTTTTTAATGTCCTGTTCTCTTTTGACGGAATGGACGGAAGAAAAACCTTTAGTTTCTAATCTTCCAGGTATTCGGATCTATACTAATTTCAGTTCGATCCCTGCAAGTTCCGAATCTTTCCGGAACCAACCTGGCCATCTCAGATATTTAATACTGCAAACTCAATCTTCTAAGGAAAAAATTTGGACTGGAGAAGTGGATCTTTGGGAAACAAAAGAAGATTTTCATACTACTCTTCCTAAAGGGATCGTTTTTCCTAAATTAAGTTTTAAAGCTTCCTTATTCTCGGGTTCGGCTAGATTAGAAGAAGGAGAATCTTCTAATCCTAAACATATTTCTTTTCATCCCCAAGGTGTTCTTTCATGGAACTGGGAAGGAGAAGGTTTTAGATCCGGCATGCAGATCTCTCCTCCTAAACAACTCAGTGTTTCCGATTGGGGTATCTTATATAATTTTTCCCAATCAGGGATCGTATGGGTCGCTAAAGAATACAGAAGTTTAGGCAAGAATGTAGAATTGAATTGGGAGAATGTTCGTAATAGTCGTACTAGTTTGAGTACTGATTATACGAGTCCAGGTGGCAGAAGTTTCCCATACGCTGACTACGATTATAAGAACCAAATATTCCAATACGTAAGTATGGTAGAAGGTAGACTTCCAGTTTGGACATTCCGAGAAGAAGGTGAATATCGTTGGGCTTGGGGAATTCTTCCGGAAGATCTATTATCTTCAAAGAATATATCTCAATGGAAACAGAAGAGAAAGGAAGAATTCGTATCCATACATTTTTATGATGCTGCGAATAATATTCCGTTTACTGCTTCGGCCGATTTGAAGAACTATCCAATCATCCTCTTAAAAGATTACGACAATGCCAGAAAATAA
- a CDS encoding DUF455 family protein, translated as MTLNEYAQFLLSSPNLEDKLYSPEKMPEDIFWPEFVPKDRPERSSKIIFSDKKSKMPRVEHLNSEENRILSLHHFANHELMAVEIFAWAILKFQNAPSSVRKSLYKTILEEQKHLKLYLASIREWGMDLGDRPLNYIFWKQTPNMQSLQKFFAIMALSFEGANLDFSMIYQKAFEKFGDQKRADIMQIVHDDEIRHVKRGVKVVFSDGTSQDQQWEKYLDLLTHPFTPRRAKGFLYFPELRTKAGLSPEFAEALGAYTDEYDGTTNARIVKNVFGMEAG; from the coding sequence TTGACCCTAAACGAATACGCTCAATTTCTTTTAAGTTCTCCCAATTTAGAAGATAAATTATATTCTCCGGAAAAAATGCCGGAAGATATTTTTTGGCCTGAATTCGTTCCAAAGGATAGACCGGAAAGATCTTCTAAGATAATTTTCTCGGATAAAAAATCAAAAATGCCTCGGGTAGAACATTTGAATTCCGAGGAGAATCGAATACTTTCTCTGCATCATTTTGCGAATCATGAGCTAATGGCCGTGGAGATATTTGCTTGGGCCATATTAAAATTTCAGAATGCTCCTTCTTCCGTTCGTAAAAGTTTGTACAAAACAATTTTGGAAGAACAGAAACATCTGAAACTTTATTTAGCTTCAATTAGAGAATGGGGAATGGATCTGGGGGATCGTCCTCTCAATTATATATTCTGGAAACAAACTCCTAATATGCAATCGTTGCAGAAGTTCTTTGCAATCATGGCTCTTTCTTTCGAAGGAGCCAATTTGGATTTTTCTATGATCTACCAAAAGGCATTCGAAAAATTCGGCGACCAAAAGAGAGCGGATATCATGCAGATCGTTCATGATGATGAGATCCGGCATGTCAAAAGGGGAGTCAAGGTAGTGTTTTCGGACGGAACTTCTCAAGACCAACAATGGGAGAAGTATCTAGATCTTTTGACTCATCCATTCACTCCCCGAAGGGCAAAGGGATTTTTATATTTTCCGGAGCTAAGGACCAAGGCGGGATTATCGCCTGAGTTTGCGGAGGCCTTAGGAGCTTATACTGACGAATACGACGGTACTACAAATGCTAGGATCGTAAAAAATGTATTCGGTATGGAGGCTGGTTAG
- a CDS encoding DNA gyrase subunit A, whose protein sequence is MKDSNKPGKENFPKIPFEDQVNDDQRKYSRYVCDSRAIPHEIDGLKPVQRRILWAMWNSDARNRYTKTVKVAGLAMGYHPHGDRSIQDALSQMAQDFTFANNRPLVAGEGTFGDVLDPSAIASPRYTEVKLSDFVKDLGFFESLPDIDYVKNYDETEDEPIHFVGKVPIVLLNNIMGIATGFRCFIPGHKLSAIINSQINYLKTKKPLPLKPWYKDYKGEVKMAKTEAGNITMTTTFGFTWEGDTLYLTDAPMNWNREKVINLLDDILERKDSWLKDYVDHSSQTFRIELNYKKGEKPSAKEISAVISKEDTQTLANNVITYDGRLKNFGPEEIIKRFCDFRKTHLIRRFKRLAGLEQEKIERNSELIRFIKEKWNEKVIGIKSKKDFEDKLQKAKFVYYEWLASIPIYRMTLEEVRKCEEAIVEAKTALSRYQGLVKEDKKLTEFMVGELAELKDKWDKE, encoded by the coding sequence ATGAAAGATTCCAATAAACCAGGTAAAGAAAACTTCCCAAAAATACCATTTGAGGACCAAGTCAACGATGATCAGAGAAAATACTCTCGATATGTCTGCGATTCCCGGGCAATTCCTCACGAAATCGATGGTTTAAAGCCCGTCCAGAGAAGAATTCTTTGGGCAATGTGGAATTCAGACGCAAGGAACCGTTACACTAAGACTGTAAAAGTAGCGGGACTAGCGATGGGATATCACCCGCACGGAGATAGATCCATCCAAGATGCTCTTTCTCAGATGGCTCAAGATTTTACATTCGCAAATAATCGACCATTAGTTGCGGGAGAAGGTACTTTCGGAGACGTTTTGGATCCGAGCGCAATCGCTTCTCCTCGATACACTGAGGTAAAACTTTCTGACTTCGTAAAAGATCTTGGATTTTTCGAAAGTTTACCTGATATAGATTACGTTAAAAATTACGACGAAACAGAAGACGAACCAATCCACTTCGTGGGAAAAGTTCCGATCGTTCTCTTGAATAATATTATGGGAATTGCGACCGGTTTCCGTTGTTTCATTCCAGGCCATAAACTTTCTGCAATCATCAACTCGCAGATCAATTATCTCAAAACCAAAAAGCCTCTTCCTTTAAAACCTTGGTACAAGGATTACAAAGGCGAAGTGAAAATGGCAAAAACCGAAGCGGGCAATATCACAATGACCACTACCTTCGGTTTTACCTGGGAAGGAGATACTCTCTATCTTACTGATGCTCCAATGAACTGGAACAGAGAGAAGGTAATCAATCTTCTGGATGATATTCTGGAAAGAAAAGATTCCTGGCTGAAAGATTACGTGGATCATTCCAGCCAGACCTTCCGTATAGAACTGAATTATAAGAAGGGTGAAAAACCTAGCGCGAAAGAGATCTCTGCAGTAATCTCCAAAGAAGATACACAAACTCTTGCGAATAACGTGATCACTTACGACGGTCGTTTGAAAAATTTCGGACCCGAAGAGATCATCAAACGTTTCTGCGATTTCAGAAAGACCCACTTAATCCGCAGATTCAAACGTCTTGCAGGTTTGGAACAAGAGAAGATCGAGAGAAACTCCGAATTGATCCGATTCATCAAAGAAAAGTGGAACGAAAAAGTAATCGGTATCAAATCCAAAAAGGATTTCGAAGATAAACTCCAAAAAGCAAAATTCGTGTACTACGAATGGTTAGCTTCTATTCCAATTTATAGAATGACTTTGGAAGAAGTTCGCAAATGTGAAGAAGCTATCGTAGAAGCAAAAACCGCCCTCTCCAGATACCAAGGGCTTGTGAAAGAAGATAAAAAATTAACAGAATTCATGGTCGGAGAATTAGCCGAGCTGAAGGATAAATGGGACAAGGAATGA
- a CDS encoding ATP-binding protein: MRDTADSLLVRHHSGSYVMFLPPDLASIREFRRALRQSLEENTFISKDIQQIELAADEALTNSISANYNSSSEETIICRWIVDNSKFTLWIVDYGSGLKKEKIEEQVTEVKPSSLQEFLKKVKTYQEGKCEVLPNRGKLTQHRNLGKGLLIMQSLMDSVKIMYHCKEGRISSDPTDSSIRGSIIELAFDSKKH; the protein is encoded by the coding sequence ATGAGGGATACGGCCGATTCACTTTTGGTTAGGCATCATTCGGGTTCGTACGTTATGTTCCTGCCTCCCGACTTAGCTAGCATTCGGGAGTTCAGAAGAGCACTTCGTCAATCCTTAGAAGAGAATACTTTTATCTCCAAAGACATTCAGCAGATTGAGCTAGCCGCAGACGAGGCACTCACCAACTCAATCTCCGCAAATTATAATTCCAGTTCCGAAGAAACGATCATTTGCAGATGGATCGTAGACAATTCTAAATTTACTTTATGGATCGTGGATTATGGTTCCGGTCTGAAAAAAGAAAAGATAGAAGAGCAAGTCACGGAAGTTAAACCTTCTTCCCTTCAAGAATTCTTAAAAAAAGTAAAAACCTACCAAGAAGGAAAATGTGAGGTGCTTCCTAATAGAGGAAAGCTTACTCAACATAGGAATTTAGGTAAAGGTTTACTCATCATGCAATCCTTAATGGACTCAGTGAAGATCATGTATCATTGTAAAGAAGGAAGAATTTCCTCGGACCCTACTGATTCCAGTATCCGCGGGTCCATTATCGAATTAGCATTCGATTCTAAAAAACACTGA
- a CDS encoding toprim domain-containing protein, whose product MSTAKTKTEKKPATGGERNFKKLSNVEHVRMRTGMWLGQNSASTFEQHFFRKNSGNLYEIVHEELEDVPAKLKCLDEACMNAVDEYRKNQKDKAIPEKDKMSKLIIQLSSDKKTVTVSDNGRGIPAKNAEGVYLHLMYGENFDDHVKQDHVAGQNGVGISLVRMVSSYFKVKTTNDGSTFKKLFTIHEDAKKQIRSYKLSKEDTERAFLYFDEHGKFDDCPLLTKDQIEKLVPISKKTNMIEAIEKASKEDHGTSVEFELNPKYFNNLDTSFNVDLMKQYLQDIAMTNPGLEVQFVHKGKKEKYKFKKGLDEIFSHSDLTYYKMDYNAPATGSQLHLEAYLVIGQNKNLTWVNSIFAPQGGSAIEYLENRLCDEVRKKSQIVSLEKKLKTSCTRNDVRNCFHMYVNMRLLNPRFKSQDKSYLINDLNEDIRNAVDKHLDKFIKKTGLLEEVKLQMEKRTQLKAFEDAQRGLKKASKMNIPKLMPPTGKPNDPGRVLFVAEGDSAIAGLRPARNPKLHGLFPLRGKPMNCKGVSLAKAIANEELKNIVAILGLPLDQKVKSIEELNYDKVSIITDADFDGYAIRSLMLSFFYEYWPELFELGLIHISSAPLYEVDIKGGDSKKTETIFCIDDKDYDALVKRVEKSGGQIVRKKRNKGLGETGKEAMKFAVDECMTKITIGNKKEASKIQNLWFHKDFAEQRRDAISEYAMSVIED is encoded by the coding sequence ATGAGCACCGCTAAAACCAAAACCGAAAAGAAGCCCGCGACCGGAGGGGAACGGAACTTCAAAAAACTCTCCAACGTAGAACACGTGAGGATGAGGACCGGAATGTGGTTGGGGCAAAACTCTGCGTCCACATTCGAGCAGCATTTTTTCCGTAAGAACAGCGGCAATTTATACGAGATCGTACATGAGGAATTGGAAGATGTTCCTGCCAAATTAAAATGTTTGGACGAGGCTTGTATGAACGCGGTGGACGAATACCGCAAAAACCAAAAGGACAAGGCTATTCCTGAAAAGGATAAGATGTCCAAACTGATCATCCAACTTTCCTCCGACAAAAAGACTGTAACTGTTTCCGATAACGGAAGAGGGATCCCTGCAAAGAATGCGGAAGGTGTATATCTGCATTTGATGTATGGAGAGAACTTTGACGACCACGTAAAACAAGATCATGTGGCCGGTCAGAATGGTGTGGGTATTTCTTTGGTAAGAATGGTTTCTTCTTACTTTAAAGTAAAAACTACTAATGATGGTAGCACTTTCAAAAAACTATTCACTATTCACGAAGATGCGAAGAAACAAATCCGTTCTTATAAACTTTCTAAAGAAGATACTGAAAGAGCTTTTTTATACTTCGACGAGCACGGAAAATTCGATGATTGTCCTCTTCTAACAAAAGACCAGATCGAAAAGTTAGTTCCGATCAGTAAGAAGACAAACATGATAGAAGCGATCGAAAAAGCTTCTAAAGAAGATCATGGAACTTCCGTCGAATTCGAACTGAATCCGAAATATTTTAATAACTTGGATACTTCCTTCAACGTAGATCTGATGAAACAGTATCTACAGGATATTGCAATGACCAATCCTGGATTGGAAGTTCAGTTTGTTCATAAAGGTAAGAAGGAAAAGTATAAGTTCAAAAAAGGTTTGGATGAGATATTCTCCCATTCTGATCTGACTTATTACAAAATGGACTATAATGCTCCTGCTACCGGATCCCAATTACATCTGGAAGCGTACTTAGTAATCGGCCAGAACAAAAACCTAACTTGGGTGAACTCGATCTTTGCTCCTCAAGGTGGCTCCGCTATCGAGTATCTGGAAAACAGACTTTGCGACGAAGTCCGTAAAAAAAGCCAGATCGTTTCCTTAGAGAAAAAACTCAAAACAAGCTGTACACGTAACGACGTAAGGAACTGCTTCCACATGTATGTAAACATGAGGTTGTTGAATCCTCGTTTTAAATCTCAGGACAAGTCTTATCTAATCAATGATTTGAACGAAGATATCCGAAACGCAGTAGACAAACACTTAGATAAGTTCATTAAAAAAACCGGCTTATTGGAAGAAGTGAAACTCCAAATGGAGAAAAGAACTCAGCTAAAAGCTTTTGAAGACGCGCAACGCGGACTTAAAAAAGCAAGTAAGATGAATATTCCTAAACTTATGCCTCCTACAGGAAAACCAAACGATCCGGGCAGAGTATTATTCGTAGCTGAGGGAGACTCCGCAATCGCAGGTCTTCGTCCTGCAAGAAATCCTAAACTTCATGGTTTGTTCCCTTTAAGAGGAAAACCTATGAACTGTAAGGGAGTTTCTCTCGCGAAAGCAATCGCAAACGAAGAGTTAAAAAATATCGTTGCGATACTCGGTCTACCTTTAGATCAAAAAGTAAAATCTATCGAAGAATTGAATTACGATAAAGTAAGTATCATCACAGATGCAGACTTTGACGGATACGCAATTCGTTCTTTAATGCTTTCTTTCTTTTACGAGTATTGGCCTGAACTTTTTGAATTAGGACTTATTCATATATCCAGCGCTCCGCTTTACGAGGTGGATATTAAAGGTGGAGATTCCAAAAAGACAGAGACTATATTCTGTATCGATGATAAAGATTATGATGCTCTCGTTAAACGAGTGGAAAAATCCGGCGGCCAGATCGTCCGTAAAAAAAGGAATAAAGGACTCGGGGAGACCGGAAAAGAAGCAATGAAGTTTGCGGTAGATGAGTGTATGACCAAGATCACTATCGGAAACAAAAAAGAAGCTTCTAAGATACAGAACCTTTGGTTCCATAAAGACTTTGCTGAGCAAAGAAGGGACGCGATCTCTGAATACGCAATGAGCGTAATCGAAGATTAA